The following is a genomic window from Candidatus Gorgyraea atricola.
ATTGTTTGTGGAAGTTGCTCCAGGATCTTATATATAGATGACAATGCAGAAATCAATTGAGATATTTGTAGACGGTGCCTCAAGAGGGAATCCTGGTCTATCAGGGATAGGCATTGCCTTTTTCGACGACAAGAAAAATCTTGTTAAGAAAATATTCAAGTTCATAGGTAATGCAACCAATAATGTGGCAGAATATACTGCGCTTATCTATGGCGTTCAGGAGGCACTGATAGATAGATATACTGATGTGACGATAAAGTCTGACAGTGAATTAATGACAAAGCAGCTCCGAGGGGAATATAGAGTAAAGAATGAAAACCTTAAACCATATTATGATCAGTTTTTGCACCTCTCCCGGGGCTTTGAAAAAATTAAGATAATTTCGATAGGTAGAAAAGACAATAGTGTTGCAGATAAACTTGCGAATAAGGCAATAGATTCAAGATTCAATACCTCATTGACAATTGAATAGGGTGCAGGCTGGATGGTCGTCCGCCAAGATTTTTGGTGGAAGGAAAGTCCGGGCTCCACAGGGTAAGCGTAGCGGGTAACGCCCGTCATCCTGTATCTTCTGATGCAGGGTCGGACCAGAGCCACAGAGACGAGTCTGAGAAGCGATAGCATGCTGCTTCTCAGGGTGAAACGCGGTAATCTCTACGCGGAGCAAAACCAAATAGGTCTCGCTAATAAGAGCGGCCCGTTCGTAAGGGCGAGACGGGTAGGTTGCATGATCCTGGCAGCAATGCCAGGGCTAGATAGATGATCATCGTCTCCGCCTCAGGCGGAGAAACAGAACCCGGCTTACAGGCCTGCATCTTTTTCTTTTCTTAAATACGACGTTTGTGTAAGGTGTAATGTTTAATGTGTAATGTAACTAAGCTGCTTCATCTACATTACACCTTACACATTACACAAGCGTTGCATTCTCACTTGGGCTGCCTCTTGTATTTCTCCTAAACATATGATATATTTAACCATATGCGCTATATAGTAGGTATTTTATTAATCATTGTGTTTATTCTTACAACCACACTCTTTGCCGATACTGTGGTTATGAATACCGGCAAAAAGATCAAGGGCCTGGTTGTGGATGAATATTCGGACAGGATTAGGCTAAGCACCTCTGATGGCGAAGAGAATATTCTGCGCCAGGACATAGAAAGAATCGAATATGATGCGCCTGAACAAAACTTCATGCAACTCGGACGCTCATATGATGAAAAGGGATGGTATGATAAAGCTGCGTTTTATTACAAAAAGGCAATGGAGGTGAATCCGAATTACAAAGAGGCCAGGGAGGCATATCTTGCCTCTCATTCTAAGATGTGGCGCCAGGAAGAAAAGATGACAAAGAAAGAACTGGAACGCCAGAACATGGCAATGGACTGGTGGAAGAATAGGAATAAAGAAAGTGTCTCGCAGGCCAGGGATAAGCAACTTTTACTAAAAAAAATATTAGGCCTTTCTTTGTTAGAGAAAAATGGAGTTTTTACAATAGATGAGGTAGAACCTTATTCGAGCGCGGCCAAGACAGGCCTAAAAAAAGGCGATCTTTTGGTAGGTATATGGGGAAAGCTTATCCGTTACAACGGCATGAAAGAAGTGTTGGATGAGCTATTGGGCCCCAAATATTCAGAGGTCAGGGTATTGATAGAAAAGGATATTTCTCTAGAACTCGAAGGCAATGTTTCGCAGTTATATAAAGATTTAGAGATTTCGCTGAGTTTTGAATACGAAGGCCTTGTGGTAAAAGATGTTACGGCTGAGGGTAAAGGCGCTTCAGCAGGCTTTAAAAAAGGCGATTATGTGACAGCAATAGACAAGAATATTACCCGATACCTGCCTCTCGATAGCATCATCGCGCTTATAAACAGCGCCAAGAATAACAAAAATATAGTCTTTACTGTCAGGAGAAATGTTAATTTAAGGAGAGGGGCTAAGTGAGCCGCAAGTTTGACCCCATTCCAAATTCTGAGCGATACGTAATTTATTTTTTGGAACTACTTGCGTACAATTCCGATGGATTGTTCGAGGATCTTTAAGAATTTGAAATGGGGTTCAATTCGCACAGTAAGTTACGAAAATCAAAGATTTTCGTAACTTACGTGCTCATTGAAGGAGTGGAGAATAATGGAGACAAAACAGATTTTCAGGAGAAGACAGTATCTAATAAAGAGAGGATTACAGTTTCGTTATATAGGTCTTGTATTTGCGCTGGTCATTATGTGTTCCCTGGTCACAGGTTATACGGTATTTACAACTGGATGGGTGCTCTTGGGGGAAAAGCTCTCCAGTGTCTATCCTCAGGGCAGGCTCGTCTATGTTTTTAGGGCTACAAATCTAGCCTTAATAAGAAATCTTTTCCTGGTTTCGCCGCTTGTTTTTATAATCGCACTGTTCTCTTCACATAAAATAGCAGGGCCTGTTTACAGGATAGAAAAGACCCTGGAAGAGATCAATAATGGAAATCTCGCCTTAAAGATAAAGTTCAGGCGTGGTGATGAACTCTGGGATCTTGCTGATTTAATAAATACTATGATAGAGAATTTTAACAAGACCATTGCCTCCAGTAAGGATGCAGGCAAGGATACCCGAGCCAGCTTAGAAGCTATGAAAAAAGAAATTTCCGGCGGCTCATGCGACTGTGCAAAGATAAAGACCTCCCTAAGCGAACTGCAAGCAAAGATAGACCAAGTAAATTCCTCCCTGGACCAATGGACTACCTAGTTACGTGACCATCCTGTACCACCCAGACCACTGGCTCTCGGGGCATACGCCGTGCCGAGCGGGCCCCGTTCCAAATTCTTAAATATTATCAAATTATTTATAAGAATTGTACGCGATTAGTTACATATAATAAATTGAGTATCAATTAGAATTTGGAACGGGGCACGCTGGGGGAATTTCGCGTCCCAGAGAGCCAGTGGTCTGGGTGGTGCAGAAGACCTGAAACTGTAACGTAACTCTTCAAATAGTATAAGTTTGTAAATTTTAGCATAGACAAGGTTAAGGTTCTTTGTTATACTGGCGGACAGATATGCGTGTCTGTCATGTTATAACAAAGCCTGAACTTGGTGGTGCACAGCTTAGCACCTTAAATATTCTCACCAATCTTCCTACAGATAAGTACGACCTATCTATTGTTACATCCCCAAAAGGCATTCTTGCTTCTGAAATCAGAGATATAAAAGGCGTAAAATCCCATTTTATCCCTTCTTTAGTCAGAAATATAAACCCAATAGCTGATATAATTGCTTTTATATCAATATACTTTATATATAGCATCAATAAATATGCCATAGTTCATACACATAGCTCAAAGGCAGGTATTATTGGCCGCTGGGCAGCCAGATTTGCAAAGGTATCTCATATTGTTCACACCGTGCATGGCTGGCCTTTTAATGATTATCAAAACCCTATCCTGAAGAATTTTTATATATCCCTTGAAAGACTGACAGCGAAATTTACAACAAGGATCATCTGTGTTTCAGAGAAGGATCTGGAAACTGGATTAAAGCACAGGATAGCGCCAAGACATAAGTTTGTAGTTATAAAATACGGTATACCGCTCGCTGAAGTCAGAAGATCTTCAGGTAATGGCGCAGAAAAAAGGAAAGAGCTGGGAATACACAATAGCGATCCTATTGTAGGGATGATATCCTGCCTAAAGCCGCAAAAATCACCCCTGGACTACGTAAAGGCATGCATAGAGATATATAAAGAAACGCCAAACATTAATTTTTTATTGATCGGTGATGGTGTGCTGAAAAAAAGATGCAAGGAAATATTGTCTTCTACGCCTTTAAACGGAAGGTTTATCTTTGCTGGCTGGAGAAGGGATATCCCTGAGATCCTGGACATATTAGATGTAGCAGTACTTACGAGTAAATGGGAAGGTATGTCTATCTCTATCATAGAGGCCCTTTGTAAGGGCAAACCTGCTGTTATTACTGATGTAGGAGGGGCAAGAGAACTTGTTAGGGAAGAGGTAAATGGTTTTCTTACGCGTCCTGGATCCCCTAAAGACATAGCTAGAAAAGCATTAACATTATTGAAGAATAAAGAGCAGCTCAGGGAGATGTCAAAAAGGGCGGCTCTTTCCATAGATGATAGTTTTGATCTAAAGAACATGCTTGACGCAGTTGATAGACTTTACAGGAGCTTGGGGTGATAGTTTTTTATATCTTTCTGTGTTCTTTTGTGACCAGCCTTTTATTCATCACTTTATTTATCAAGATAAAGGGGCGAACCAAAAAAATTTCCTGTATAGGCGGAATTGCTATTTATGCATCATTTTTAATAGCAATACTGGCAGCTATATTTTTAAAAGAGCTTGGAGGCTTGAAGGCCTTAGGCCTGATTGTTTCATCTGGCATCATAATGGTGTTAGGCATGATAGATGATTCAAATGAATTAAGGCCTTCTCTAAAGATAATAGGAGAGCTTTTAGGAATAGGCGTATTAGTGGCATTTGGATTTACTACCAGAATAGCCTTTCTGCCAATATGGGCCAATATTTTAATAACAGTCTTCTGGGTATTGTTTATAACCAATGCCTTAAATCTCCTGGACATAATGGATGGCTTGGCCTCTGGCCTTATTGTCATTATTTCTTTGACGTTTCTAAGCGTCGCAGCTATCAACAGGGATCTTTTTTCCACGTTTATTTTAATTGCTTTAATTGGCGCACATTTAGGATTTTTGAAGTACAATTATCCGCCTGCAAAGGTCTATATGGGAGATGCAGGCAGTTTATTTTCAGGATTCTTATTGGCAGCTATAGCTATAAATATAAATTATGCGCCCATGGAAAGGCCAGTGGCACTCTTTGCGCCTATCCTGGCATTGAGTCTCCCGATCTATGATACGATCTTTTTAACAATCATGCGTATTAGAAAAAAAATCCCCATCTTCAGCAAAAGCAATGACCATATTGCCTTAAGATTATTGACTGTGGGATGCAGTGTGCGCAAAAGTTTATGGGTAATGTACTTTTTCGGAATTTTTCTGGCAATATCAGCATTGATAGTAACATTTGGTTCTGCCTCAGCAGGCCTTGTGATGACAATAGTCGTACTTTTAATATTTATATTAGTAAGCACAAGAATAGCTGCGCTAAAAAAGGAGTAGAAAATGAGCCTAGAAAACAAAAAAGATGAAAATGTAATTCTGGGAGCAGGTTTATCAGGGTTGAGTACAGCCTATCACTTGAAGAATGGATATTCTTTATTTGAGAAAGAATCCGAGCCAGGCGGCACAGCAAGGTCTGTGCATAAAGATGGCTATACATTTGATTATGATGGCCATCTCTTGCATTTTAGAAACGAATACACCTTTAGATTGATCTTGGGACTTTTGGACGATAATCTCGCTATGCATAAACGTGACTCATGGGTCTATTCTAAAGGCTGTTATACACGATATCCGTTTCAGGCAAATTTTCATGGGCTACCAGATTCCATAATAAAGGATTGCCTGACTGGACTTATAAATGCGAGGATTAATTCAAGGCATGCAAATGCAGACCTAACAGGAGATTTTGAGACCTGGATAATAAAGACCTTTGGACCCGGCATAGCAGAACATTTTATGCTGCCTTACAATAGAAAATTTTGGACAAAGGACTGTCGCGAGCTGACTTGCGAATGGCTAAATGGTTTTGTGCCTGTGCCAACGCTCGAGGATGCAATATCAGGAGCCTTATCATCCAATCCAAAGGAATATGGCTATAATACAAGGTTCTGGTATCCAGTAAAAGGCGGGATATCTCAACTGGTCAATGCTTTTTTACAAGGCATAAAGGATATATCTCTTGATAAAAAGGCAATTGCCATAGATCAGTATAAGCGCGAGGTTATTTTTAAAGATGGCAGCATAAAAAGATTCAATAGACTGGTTTCTACGATGCCTCTGCCTGAACTTTTAAAGCTTTTCGTAGACCTTCCAGCAGAAGTCAAGCATGCCCTTTCTTTGCTTAAGTGGACTTCTATATTCGTAGTAAATCTAGGCTTTAAGGGCAGCAGTATAACTGACAGGCATTGGGTCTACTATCCTGAAGAAGATTTTATTTTTTATAGGACCGGTTTTCCAACAAATTTTTCTAAGGATGTGGCTCCTCCTAACAGGACATCTGTTTATGCAGAGATATCGCATTCAGACACCAAGAAGATAGACAAGGAAAAGGCGATTACAAGGACCATAATGGGCTTAAGGAGATTAGGGATTATTCGTAATGAGAAGGATATTGAGATCTGCCTGCCAATTGATATGAAATATGGTTATGTGATTTATGATACGAATAGAGACTGGGCGGTCAATATTATAAAAAAATATCTCGAAGGTTTCGGTATACACACCATTGGTCGCTATGGCGGATGGAAATACATGACAATGGAGGACGTGATTCTGGAAGGGAAAGACCTGGCTGATAAGTTGTCTCGAGAACTAGTTGAGACCCAAAGAAATATGCCTACCTTAACAGAGTTAGTAAAGGTCTAAAGATCTATGTCAATATACATTCTAGGCATCTCATGTTTTTATCATGATTCAGCCGCGGCTTTGATCAGGGACGGGGAGATCATTGCTGCTGCTCAAGAGGAGCGCTTTACCCGAAAAAAGCATGATTTTAGCTTTCCTGTGAATGCTGTAGAGTATTGCCTGAGAGAGGCTAAGATCAGATCTAAGGATCTATCTTTTGTTGCATTTTACGATAAGCCGCTTCTGAAATTAGAGAGAATACTTCTTACATATCTTTCCTATGCGCCTACAGGTTTTAAATCCTTTAGTAAGGCCATACCTTTGTGGCTTAAAGAGAGATTATGGATGGGGCCTTTAATAGGAGAAAAACTGGATTACAAGGGCAAGATCTTATTTACAGAACACCATGAATCCCATGCAGCCTCTGCATTTTACCCCTCACCATTTAAAGAAGCCGCAATTCTGACAATGGATGGTGTTGGCGAGTGGGCTACTGCGAGTTTTGGCGTAGGAAAGGGTAATGACCTTGATCTACAGTATGAGGTAAAATTTCCGCATTCTTTAGGGCTTTTATATTCGGCCTTTACTTATTATATGGGATTCAAGGTGAATTCAGCCGAGTATAAGGTAATGGGCCTTGCACCTTATGGTAATCCTAAGTATGTAGATTTGATCTTGAAGGAGCTTATTGACCTGAAAGAAGATGGATCTTTTAAATTAAATATGAAATATTTCAATTACTGCGCTGGTCTTACAATGACGAATAAGAGATTTGATGGATTGTTCGGAGGCCCGCCAAGAAAGCCAGAAACAAAGATCACACAGAGGGAGATGGATCTAGCAAAGTCTATTCAGGTGGCTACTGAAGAGGTGATGCTGAGGGTTGCCAGGCATGTACATAAGGTCACAGGCCAGAAGAATCTTTGTCTTGCAGGCGGAGTTGCCTTGAATTGTGTAGGCAATGGTAGGATTTTAAAACAAGGGCCATTTGAAAGGATCTGGATACAGCCTGCAGCAGGGGATGCAGGAAGCGCGCTTGGCGCGGCATTAAGGATCTGGCATAAGTATCTTGGCAATAGCCGAATCGTCAAAGAGGATAAAGGCGCGCAAAAAGGCTCTTATCTGGGCCCGGAATATAGCGATAGCTATGTCGAAGAATACCTAAAAAAGAACAATATTCCTTACAAGAGGTATACTAAGGAGGATGTGCTCAAGAAGACAGTAGAGGCTATTACAGACGAAAAGGTAATAGGCTGGTTCCAGGGCAGAATGGAATTCGGGCCAAGGGCATTGGGCGCAAGGAGCATAATAGGTGATGCCCGTTCTCTCGAGATGCAGTCTCGCATTAATCTTAAGATAAAATTCAGAGAATCATTCAGGCCATTCGCGCCCACTGTGTTAGCTGAAAAGGCACAAGACTATTTTGATATTAACTGCGAAAGTCCTTACATGCTTTTAGTGGCGCCTGTTAAGCATATTCGGCGACCCAGTAAAGAGCCAGAGGGGTTTGAGAAGCTAAAAATAGTGCGCTCTGAGATTCCTGCTGTTACGCACGTGGATAATTCTGCAAGGGTCCAGACTGTATCAGAAGACAGCGAGAATAAGATGTATTATCAATTATTAAAAGAACTTTATAAGAAAACAGGCTGTCCAGTAATAATAAACACCTCTTTTAATGTAAGGGGAGAACCCATAGTCTGTACGCCAGAAGACGCGTACAGATGCTTTATGCATACTGACATGGACTATCTCGTTATTGGTAATTTTATTCTGGACAAGAAAGAACAGCCAAAAGAAAAACACGAAACGAAACAGTATTTTGAATTAGACTAAATATGCCAAGCACTTTAATTATAATCCCAACCTATAATGAAAAAGAGAACATAGAGGCCCTTATCAATGAAATATTCAAACATGCAAATGAAGTTGATATCCTTATAGTTGATGATAATTCCCCTGATGGCACTGGTCTTATTGCAGACAAAATAGCTAAGCAAGATAATCGCGTATCTGTGCTTCACAGGACATCCTGTAAAGGCAGGGGCTATGCCGGGATAGATGGCTTCAAGGAGGCAATTAAAAGGAAAGACACGCTATATATCATAGAGATGGATGGAGATTTTTCGCATGACCCAAAGTATATCCCGGCATTTTTAAAAGAGATGAGGGATTCCGATGTTGTTATTGGTTCAAGATATGTTAGCGGAGGAAGGGATTGTGATCGTGGGCCAATAAGGGTTTTTCTCTCAAAGTCAGTAAATCTATTCATAAGAAAATACCTTAAACTAAACATAAAAGATTGTACGTCAGGTTACCGGTGCTTCAGAAAGAGTATTTTGGCCTCCTTGGATTTAGACAGACTAATTTCCAAAGAACCATCTATAATAGAAGAGGTTTTATATAAATGCAAATTAAGGAATTGCAGAATTAGGGAAATCCCAATCGCATTTAAAAAGAGGTTATCAGGAAGATCTAAATTGGGAATTTGTAAGTTGATCAAGGTATTTAGGGATATATTGAGGTTTAAAAAGGAGGAAGAAGGCGTGAGTAGAGAGCTAAAGAAATTCGGCTTTAATCTTGGCCTGGGCCTTAACATACTCGGCTGCATCATGTTTTATCGCCACAAGCCGCATTTTATCTGGTTTTCCACTATTGGCTCTCTCGCTCTAATATCAGCTCTTCTTTGCCCCAGGGTATTGACTTTGCTGAAAAAGATCTTAGACGCGATAATTTTTTCATTAGGATGGATAACAGCCAAGCTTACCCTATCCATAGCTTTTTATCTCATATTCACACCCACAGCACTTTTATTAAAACTTTTTGGTAAGGATCTCTTGCATCAAAAAATAAATAGATCTGCTGGCTCATACTGGACAAAGCATAAAAAATCTTTTTTTTCATACGAACGAATGGGGTAAACGGCCCTT
Proteins encoded in this region:
- a CDS encoding methyl-accepting chemotaxis protein, whose product is METKQIFRRRQYLIKRGLQFRYIGLVFALVIMCSLVTGYTVFTTGWVLLGEKLSSVYPQGRLVYVFRATNLALIRNLFLVSPLVFIIALFSSHKIAGPVYRIEKTLEEINNGNLALKIKFRRGDELWDLADLINTMIENFNKTIASSKDAGKDTRASLEAMKKEISGGSCDCAKIKTSLSELQAKIDQVNSSLDQWTT
- a CDS encoding ribonuclease HI family protein, which gives rise to MQKSIEIFVDGASRGNPGLSGIGIAFFDDKKNLVKKIFKFIGNATNNVAEYTALIYGVQEALIDRYTDVTIKSDSELMTKQLRGEYRVKNENLKPYYDQFLHLSRGFEKIKIISIGRKDNSVADKLANKAIDSRFNTSLTIE
- a CDS encoding FAD-dependent oxidoreductase, which codes for MSLENKKDENVILGAGLSGLSTAYHLKNGYSLFEKESEPGGTARSVHKDGYTFDYDGHLLHFRNEYTFRLILGLLDDNLAMHKRDSWVYSKGCYTRYPFQANFHGLPDSIIKDCLTGLINARINSRHANADLTGDFETWIIKTFGPGIAEHFMLPYNRKFWTKDCRELTCEWLNGFVPVPTLEDAISGALSSNPKEYGYNTRFWYPVKGGISQLVNAFLQGIKDISLDKKAIAIDQYKREVIFKDGSIKRFNRLVSTMPLPELLKLFVDLPAEVKHALSLLKWTSIFVVNLGFKGSSITDRHWVYYPEEDFIFYRTGFPTNFSKDVAPPNRTSVYAEISHSDTKKIDKEKAITRTIMGLRRLGIIRNEKDIEICLPIDMKYGYVIYDTNRDWAVNIIKKYLEGFGIHTIGRYGGWKYMTMEDVILEGKDLADKLSRELVETQRNMPTLTELVKV
- a CDS encoding carbamoyltransferase, yielding MSIYILGISCFYHDSAAALIRDGEIIAAAQEERFTRKKHDFSFPVNAVEYCLREAKIRSKDLSFVAFYDKPLLKLERILLTYLSYAPTGFKSFSKAIPLWLKERLWMGPLIGEKLDYKGKILFTEHHESHAASAFYPSPFKEAAILTMDGVGEWATASFGVGKGNDLDLQYEVKFPHSLGLLYSAFTYYMGFKVNSAEYKVMGLAPYGNPKYVDLILKELIDLKEDGSFKLNMKYFNYCAGLTMTNKRFDGLFGGPPRKPETKITQREMDLAKSIQVATEEVMLRVARHVHKVTGQKNLCLAGGVALNCVGNGRILKQGPFERIWIQPAAGDAGSALGAALRIWHKYLGNSRIVKEDKGAQKGSYLGPEYSDSYVEEYLKKNNIPYKRYTKEDVLKKTVEAITDEKVIGWFQGRMEFGPRALGARSIIGDARSLEMQSRINLKIKFRESFRPFAPTVLAEKAQDYFDINCESPYMLLVAPVKHIRRPSKEPEGFEKLKIVRSEIPAVTHVDNSARVQTVSEDSENKMYYQLLKELYKKTGCPVIINTSFNVRGEPIVCTPEDAYRCFMHTDMDYLVIGNFILDKKEQPKEKHETKQYFELD
- a CDS encoding glycosyltransferase family 4 protein, which translates into the protein MRVCHVITKPELGGAQLSTLNILTNLPTDKYDLSIVTSPKGILASEIRDIKGVKSHFIPSLVRNINPIADIIAFISIYFIYSINKYAIVHTHSSKAGIIGRWAARFAKVSHIVHTVHGWPFNDYQNPILKNFYISLERLTAKFTTRIICVSEKDLETGLKHRIAPRHKFVVIKYGIPLAEVRRSSGNGAEKRKELGIHNSDPIVGMISCLKPQKSPLDYVKACIEIYKETPNINFLLIGDGVLKKRCKEILSSTPLNGRFIFAGWRRDIPEILDILDVAVLTSKWEGMSISIIEALCKGKPAVITDVGGARELVREEVNGFLTRPGSPKDIARKALTLLKNKEQLREMSKRAALSIDDSFDLKNMLDAVDRLYRSLG
- a CDS encoding SxtJ family membrane protein, with the protein product MPSTLIIIPTYNEKENIEALINEIFKHANEVDILIVDDNSPDGTGLIADKIAKQDNRVSVLHRTSCKGRGYAGIDGFKEAIKRKDTLYIIEMDGDFSHDPKYIPAFLKEMRDSDVVIGSRYVSGGRDCDRGPIRVFLSKSVNLFIRKYLKLNIKDCTSGYRCFRKSILASLDLDRLISKEPSIIEEVLYKCKLRNCRIREIPIAFKKRLSGRSKLGICKLIKVFRDILRFKKEEEGVSRELKKFGFNLGLGLNILGCIMFYRHKPHFIWFSTIGSLALISALLCPRVLTLLKKILDAIIFSLGWITAKLTLSIAFYLIFTPTALLLKLFGKDLLHQKINRSAGSYWTKHKKSFFSYERMG
- a CDS encoding MraY family glycosyltransferase; protein product: MIVFYIFLCSFVTSLLFITLFIKIKGRTKKISCIGGIAIYASFLIAILAAIFLKELGGLKALGLIVSSGIIMVLGMIDDSNELRPSLKIIGELLGIGVLVAFGFTTRIAFLPIWANILITVFWVLFITNALNLLDIMDGLASGLIVIISLTFLSVAAINRDLFSTFILIALIGAHLGFLKYNYPPAKVYMGDAGSLFSGFLLAAIAININYAPMERPVALFAPILALSLPIYDTIFLTIMRIRKKIPIFSKSNDHIALRLLTVGCSVRKSLWVMYFFGIFLAISALIVTFGSASAGLVMTIVVLLIFILVSTRIAALKKE